The sequence ttcatttttttaaattatgtcatCCAATTTTGTAATGTCAATTTTTTTGGTCATTGcggaattaattataatgaatacacTGTCTAGTGTTTATATAAGGGACTGGAGTTAAACATTTCGGAGCTTGTTCTTAACATATCTAATCATTGATCgatgtttttttaagtttttgattaacaatattatctaaatacatattatattttttttaatgtcaatgtaatattttaggaagaccagtattaattattttaacaaaaaaagtcatccatttaaatgtttattcttatattataatatatttttgaaaaaggtttatattgttattacactcttttatataatttatttttagaatttaactgTTAATGTTTAACGTTGTAAAattcgtgttattattattattttgaaataaaatagtacACATTTATGAGCTacagatttgtataatatattaatatgtgcatTGGTCACGTCATGCGGTGAGTACTataagtattgtaatttgtaatgatGATTAGGtggtattttttctttttttgtcgCGACTATAACTGATAATATGAccataactttaataaaaaaaaaaaaaaaaatgaagagaCTAATATAAACCACAGTTACACGTTTTCGGGAAATAGAAACAGTTCGTCGATTAGACGTCAtaacgttataattattttcctgtAGTTCGTGTAATCGTCATTATCGCATAGACCACAGTGCTCGGAAAGCTGTGTGTCGCGACGGAAATTCAACGAAACGCTGTCTGGCCCGGCCGAGGCAGCCGCTACGTATTCCTTCCGGCACGTGCCCGAAAACGCGAACACAAATAGAGCACTTCTGGAAAACTCCGGTACGATGTCTGCGAATTTCCCGCCGCGGATGGCACACGTGCCGGCAGCACTTTTGTTGTCGTCGACACGTGTGCGTCTGGCCTGATGGATTTTCACGAACCGGTCCCATTCACGAGATCGATTCATTCGCGATAATTGTTGTCGGCGatcaaatgataatatttattatgatattccgTTTACCTACAAAATCGCGTTCGACACGAGCTCGTTGTTTCTGCGAAGGGTTGTTATGCTTTGCGGCACGAACGGCGGTAGGCCGCAGTGGAATCACAATACCACCCTGTAGGCTGTAATACATGTATAGTAATGTCTCGATATATGTGCATGCGGGCGGGTTCGAATTCGCAATGgtaactgcataatattatgaatactgtCAAAATAATACCGATGGACAATAacgaaattataaatgattgatTTTACTGAATTCCGATAAACGCGAAAACGTTATACGTGCTAGCTGTGGTGAAATATCATGTTATAATATCGTGCTAATCATAACCCATGTTTATTGTTGACGATcaccttttatttaataatcataatctcATAGTCTCTGTGCGAAAAAAAACTAGCGAAAATGCGTAGTGaacaaaactattaattaattatttattatacttatatattattatgatacaaccaggaaaaaatattttattattattggcgtATTTTTATTCTCTCAATTTCGATTTTctttggggttttttttttgttgttgtttatctAAGaggaaattttaaattgtataatcagAATAAATgaaatgatatgaaataaatttcgtttattttttggtataataatattattttatgatgagTGAAAAtaggttgatttttttttttattgattataaacatGTAATAATACACAACTTAGTTTGTGTACAGTATTcatttctatattatagttgttgttaattaataatcaattttaatgttaaattaccTATGGGCtattttgtgaaataaataaaatacttaagcaCAAATGAGAAAACAAATCAGTTCTTACATCggactatatattaattaaaacaataaagttatataattataatggaaACATTGGAAACCCAATCGATGTTGATAAGAATTAAGAATaagaataattgttttaaattgaaataatttaattattagacaTGCTATTGTGCAAAATATATGGcataataatcttatatatatacgtatataaactaCAAAGTATACCTGCAAGATTTAATTAAAGAATtcaattattttggtttttttcatatttatacttaatttttaaatattatttgttcaccATATTCATTCATCATCCATacctaaaaaatcataatatggcCATTAgtcatctaataaataataataattatattgaattaccactataaaatataaatatgttcctttaatatcaataaaagcaaaAAAGTGAATAAGTAAATACTTTACTCTTACTCAAAAAATTGTAcaacactaatattataatttaatattgaggAGTCACCGCATGAATCAATATTCAACTTGGTTTAGTATAAGTCTAGTtagtctatatattatgttacgattataatattagtgcGATACTgactaaatataatagaataatagataCTCTGGATACTCACTAGGGACGGTTAGGTAAAAAGTATACTACTACACTAGTAATCGTTGAGGGGAGAGAGGTTGGccctatctataatatatttattttatcaaatgcttataattatttagtttttttgtgcCTCTccaccattatttatttatgcgaATACACCTTTGCTTGTAATTTTATGTTACTGATAAATTAAGTAGGTCTTgaacttttaagtttaaactgGTTATTATAtggtactattatattattatgtaactcaCCAAACACCAAAATTCTTCCACTGAAAAAAGTACACCATTACTTTTAGGTGACTGAACGTTATGaacgataaatttttttaaatcaaaattaaaataagttaaattgttgactataattatatataattatttgttaaaagctaatgaaaaaacaaaaataatattaaatattgttaatgataatattttttttctactagaAGActgtaaaaaccatttaaatatatattattatagatattacagCGCTTTCTAATTTTAGCCACACTCTAAACTCTTtaaagtatttgattttaaataacgcTTACGAATAAAAGGCAAgttttttaatggatatattaGCGATTTTATGCGCTTGatctattttaattgttataaccattattatttttaaaagatttactTTATATACCTAAGTAGATAAATgcacgttaaaaataatatttcactcCAAGTATTTTTATCGTGGCTCGTGGGTAAACCGATATGGAATTACCTATGAGAACTATTgaagttcaaaaatataaaagcacaattttatattaaatggtttacgtttactatatgtatattatagacttATCTAAGTAAAATCTTATCTTCCAcaagtttataatatgataccttTATTGCAATAAGCAATGTTTGAACGAAATcagaaaaagtttattattatttatttcaaatcatttatttatatttttttaactaaaggaaaaataaaaaaactcttaattcctttataatatatagctagttaatttaaaaatactaataataggtaattattataatttataatatatgtacaatcaATGCCAGTAATACCTACAAaaatacctttattatattaataattaataacatactgtataattaataattataccaataggtatattttatcttaaactttcatattatattttaatattgaaattattaatattcattatattatatttatatcattcagaatatgtaaaataaaataatttttatacttgtaataCTTGATAATTACCTTGTACCAGCAGTACTTACCTTAGAGGATCTACTTGCAAAGATCGCGACTGCTGTTATATATccgtatttatttacatatatcttTCAAAACACATGCAAGATCCACGGTTGTATTTATAATAGCCTACTtggcttattattaatatttgtatataaacagTGAAACCTTCCTTAACGGACACCTCCCAATAGCGGATGATTTCTTGGGGACAGGGACattttcattacttttcaaTGTAAAATTTTCCGAATAGCACTCTATGAATAACAGAcgcctatttaaaaaaaaataaaaatcaggaATAATGGAAATTTTAATAACGCGAAATCAGTGttcaacaaaattgattttatttttttagttttatacttaAACACAAATAACCGTATATACCTATTTGAAATGTTCACAAAATACTTATGTTAGCATTTCCaacatatgaaataatttattaattattttctttagctatttatagaaatttgggatttttatctatattctttaaacatttttttggatACTTGAAAATAGAATATAAGATCCTTTGTAAGTTGTTCATTTtctaaaatttcatataaaatgatataacattataacatttataacaatgaatttaaattcaacatatCCATTACAATGGTCTACTGAGTAGACTCTACTCGACAGTCGACACATGCCCGTCTAgatattttacctttaaatttttttaaatggaaattgggtgttgtattattgatattatattatattttaaatatttacaattttattcgtttatatataatttaattaatttgtcaatattgttaaaacactaattaaatctatatgaatgtgcatattttttcctttaactCATTTATCTTTTATCAATTCCAACAATTTCCCCCTCTGAATTTCGGTGACCGAGAGTGTCCACTATTCAAAGCCTCaaaggtttcactgtattatattaacttaaatattattttgatgtgaGTACCGAGTAGATTTTCCGTACCTAGTACTTACTAGGTAATTGCACatgtactattattaattaatctacatattattttaaaatttatatacattaggaAAGAGCTATATACATgcacgtaatataatatgacatatccAGATATCCTAATAAATGAGTATTGAGCTCGAATTATCGAATACGATTGctctttattttttagaaacacTATTGTCATGGAAAATAGCGGTTGGATGAATTGTTCGtattgttatgaatattatactacaagAATAGTAGGTACATAGAAATCGgcgcatttaaaaatatgtggcGTGTTAAGTTAAGGCATTTACATGGCttgtgcgtgcgtgtgtatgCTTGCCTTAAAAtgctatcattataatataacattatataactatgcaagtataaatgtttaatagtttaatagacAACTATAAAAGTGAGTATTTTTCGTCTTAAaccgaaatttttaatttctaatcctTAGTAAGAgtttgaattcaattaataagtTTGATATTCTTGGGATGGCGAACGAAAGTTTTGCTTATGACAAACAAAAGCTGTACGAAAATGCGGGTTTAATGTCATTGAACTATAGATATTATGGGGTATCTCTTTTATATTCCTTCAATTCTTTTAAACAATGTAAACGAGTAAACGCGCCTGGAACTGTTGTTTCTGGTGGCCAAAGAGAGATATCTACAATACAATCTAACCACTGCATTACTGTACCCGTTGTGTACGACGTTTCCAGGAATAAACcgttgatcataatattatgtataagtaggtatttaggtatatattgtattatctatattgtAGTGTAGACGGTATATCTACTAATCTACTAtatcttattaaataacaaatattaaacatggTTTTCTGAGATATCATAATCATTAAAGTAATTGTTCAAATGAAAAGATGATCCATTAAccgaattatacaatatacctataacctatattataatatatcaagcaaatagtaggtatatattatttaattgcacatgtataattaattttgttaaatttccgCAGGtgcaattttgtaaataatattatacaatcatcgATGTTGTGTCGTACTCGTacctaaatgtaataaataataattataggattTGTAATAACTAAGTAGTTTTTATAAAAGCACTGATAATATAAGGATTGTTGAATACTAATTAtcttattggtaaatatttcatatttcatattatactcatattgtCATTTATCACTTATAAATGACAAAttatgttacaaaatataatgcgaattcattaaaaatatttattcaaaattattctatataaagGTCTGGGAAATTCCAAGgtgatgataaaaaatatgaaattaaaaccaaagaaaaatgtcataatttgaacttcaaacgtttataaaaaaaaaaaatgatgtttttGGACCATTTTAAATTGCCTATTAAGTACAACACGAGGaatcttgttttaaatttaaataataataatttaagtaatagtgGAATACTGGAATGTTTCAAATGTCtacaactaatatttttttgaaccaTATCGATATCgtccatattaaaataataaaaatcgttaatattaaaCAGGTTAGATAATCATTTTTGATCATGAGGATTTAAAATCTCTTAATATAAGTAGATcaaaaatgatttgtatttttatattgtattactcttgatcataaaaaagttaaataagttCAGACTTTTCATCTGAAATTAGAGTACAATATATACTGCTATTAATAACTGAAGATTTAGtgtaatactaataagtaataatttaaaagcgtACTATTTTCATAGATATAAAACTTAGAGCAGGATTTAATTATAtcttaacttttgattttcaagttATATAAATCTTAATTCGTGACCTAATGATTCTAATAATTAGTACAGTATGTCAGTATTAGACATTAGTACTAGTTTACAAtgtcagtaaaatataatatgttattaaatacaaaGAGACCACTGACAAGAGTTAATTCAGTTAATAGGACGATTATATTAAcctatactaatactatatagaTGTATCGTAGAGACATAGAGTATTACTCTATGAGATGATAGTGAAACTAGTGTAAGCACGTATTTAAGATCAATTTTCGAggagggttaaaatatttataataggtacatgaattaaaaatacattattttattattattttaatgataaaaaatgattCCTTTAAAATTTTCTGGTGAGGGTTTGAACTCCCCACCACCGTATACGGGCTTGGTATAGTGTTTACAAGTCTAAATACGTGATTTTAGGACTTTAGGTACCTCTATAAACGTTTTATGTTATGTTGTGAATGtgaatttgaattatacatttttttttttatgtaacctcTTTGCGTTTCAGAAAcagatgttattattttgttatcatcAAAGACTAGATTTTATCGCCGAAGTATGGCTATTATTTACTGCACTATCGCATCGGCGTATCGCTTGATTACCTTGAGGTAAAAAAAACGTGCTCTTTTTAGCAAAAACAGTTTTTGCAAAGCTTATTCAtcgttttaagttaatttttttacataaaatgtcaaaattgaCCAAATTTTTCGTTGGAAATTTGCCGTGGACAGTTAGTAGCCGAGAACTCCGTAAATATTTTGCATCATTCGGCCACGTTGCTTCCGCAGACGTCTTGTTCGATCATTCTACTGGTTTGTCAAAGGGTTACGGATTTGTTCAGTTTTCTACACCAGGTGGATACGAGaatgttttaaacaataataaacatgaatTAGACGGGCAAACATTGGTTCTCAAAACAGCTGGTTCTCAATAATTGTTGTCTAAAGTaaaattcctgttttttttttttttgtataatagacctattagaatataatatagtttaagtaATGGATTTTAATTCTGAAAATTTATCTACTCGGTTTGATAAAGCTGTCTCATATATTTCCGGATCTAATTTATCTGATGTTGACATGCAGCTTAAATTGTATGGGTTTTATAAGCAAGCATTGGTAGGTACATGTACACAACCAAAACCTTCGATATTTGACCTAAAAGGTCGTAAAAAATGGTATGCTTGGTCTGAATTGGGTACGATGACCAAAGAAGAAGCTATGACATCATACATAAATTTAGTAACATCTATTAATCCAAACTTTGAAACAGAAAAAACTGGATGGGTAACAGTTAGTACATTTGCCAATGATGAAAAACCACTTTCAGAAAACGAAAAAACCATTAGTGATTGGGTTAAAGATGGagacttaaacaaaataaaggCTTTTATAGGTAACATAAATGTTAATGATAGTATGGGAATGGCACCAATCCATTGGGCTGCAGATCGTGgagattttgatattttgaaatttttggtGGAAAATCATTCAGCTGATGTTAATTTTCAAGACAATACACGCCAAACAGCTTTACATTATGCTGCTTCTTGTGGACATGAAGAGATTTGCAAATATTTGGTTAGTAAGGGCGCAAGAATAAATATTGAAGATGAGGATGGAATTACTCCACTAGAAATGTGTAcggatgaaaaattaaaattactattaaaaataaattaaatcttatgtTTATACAcgaattattgtatataattatatttcaaaatgttaaaatcaagttaaaaataatgtcaagTAAGAATAAAATGTAGTGTGTActgtataatgttttttaaaataaataaattaaaataattttatttatattttaaatgtttttttttattttcatcaaataaataacaatacataataaataatttcaaaaaatgataacctcaatataagaatatataaaaagGTTAATTGAcctttcatataataataaaaaaattagttaaaatacacAATGTTGGTACAAACCACACCACTTTCcattttttaggtattttacattattacctatattttaaatgattataatattaggtttcaatgtttttatttgacaataatatCCTGAAAgtgagattaaaaaaaaaattatatgaataatacttataaaaattcacaatttattatataggtttacaATAGACAATAAACTAAAATCTTATTGtttaaatcttaattttgtTTGAATCAGTAAGTATGTATTTGCttacaaattaaacttaaaaataatttttccattttctgtttaaaaaaaaaaaaagtttatataaaataggcAGTAAAAATTTaggcaaatattatattataatctaaataaatataaacatttacattgagtaatattaagtaggtatatttgttAGTATTTTGCTAATCAATCAAGTTAATGTTTAAAACTAGTTAAacatttacaaacaaaatttttgttaacaaaaaaattaattgttctatATTAATGGCCagcattttaacttttatttgtaaatttgttaattGTAATACATAGGTAGGTTGTAATTGGATTGGATAtatcatatagattataggtggTATTAAATTATCCAATATAAATTggcaaaaaatatatagaagtgTCAGTGCCGTGCTAACCATTAGTGATCTGCAGGGCAATTATATTTGGTGCCCCTAATCATAGGCGGTATGGGGGGCTTAAGGGCTTTTTGCTGCCCTAGGGCATTTGCCCTAATTGCCCCCGCTTTGCACGGCTCTGAGAAATGTACCTACCAAGTTGAGTTAAATCACTAACTTTGTGAAATGAAGTGTTGTGGTCATTGTTTTGTATTGTTTGTTATCTGGATTATTTTTGTtagaattatatacatttttatctgtttgatataattacaaaataaaattccttATTTAATAAGTCTGTATACGGTAAAAGTTAGTTATTGttcaattaaatatgaattgtgTTTCAGTAAAATAGCCATGTCCAATGATtacaactattaaatataaactgtatttgttttatattattactctgTGGTTTTACctaaccaaaaatatttattaaagctttaattaaatttataataaaccacatagtataatatattttaatattggacataaaacaaaatatgtactaaATTATCGAGTACCTACAACTTGGGATTGTTTCATACAACAATGTGAAATAAAGTTATGtta is a genomic window of Rhopalosiphum padi isolate XX-2018 chromosome 4, ASM2088224v1, whole genome shotgun sequence containing:
- the LOC132929960 gene encoding SRA stem-loop-interacting RNA-binding protein, mitochondrial-like; translated protein: MSKLTKFFVGNLPWTVSSRELRKYFASFGHVASADVLFDHSTGLSKGYGFVQFSTPGGYENVLNNNKHELDGQTLVLKTAGSQ
- the LOC132929959 gene encoding acyl-CoA-binding domain-containing protein 6, whose translation is MDFNSENLSTRFDKAVSYISGSNLSDVDMQLKLYGFYKQALVGTCTQPKPSIFDLKGRKKWYAWSELGTMTKEEAMTSYINLVTSINPNFETEKTGWVTVSTFANDEKPLSENEKTISDWVKDGDLNKIKAFIGNINVNDSMGMAPIHWAADRGDFDILKFLVENHSADVNFQDNTRQTALHYAASCGHEEICKYLVSKGARINIEDEDGITPLEMCTDEKLKLLLKIN